The region TTGGCTGGCTTGGAAAGGCTTGCCGGTTAATTCAATGACCTCGAGTGCACGCACGGTACGGCGGGGGTCTTTGTCTTCGATGATGCTGGCTGCTGCCGGGTCGATCTCGGCTAATTCGGCATGCAGCTTATCGATGCCAATCTCTTTCCGGCGCTGCTCATACTTCGCGCGAACTTCCGGGTCGGTCGGTGGAAACTGCCAGTCATCGACGAGTGATTGCACGTATAGCATCGACCCGCCGACCAGGATGGGCGTCTTGCCCCGGGACATGATGTCTTCTACATCTGCCACGGCATCGCGCTGGTAGCGCGCCACGGATGCAGTATCGGTCAGTTCCCACACGTCCAACTGGTGGTGTGGGATGCCTTCGCGTTCTTCTACGCTTAGCTTCGCTGTGCCGATGTCCATGCCCTTGTACAGCTGCATGGAATCGACGTTGACGACTTCCCCATCGAGGTGATGGGCCAGAGCCAAACCGAGTGCGGATTTACCCGACGCAGTCGGGCCGACCACGGCAATAGGAGTAGGCATGATTTAAACCTCCCATTCTGCGATGTAGCGTCCCACGCCCAGGCTGCTATCAGCAGCAACGAGGCGCACAGACTGCGGTTGAATCTCTGCCAGTTCGAGCCACAGCTCAGGTTCCACGACGCCCGCGTCCTGAAGCGGAAATGGCTGAGGCATCTCACCCTTCAATAGCTTTTGGCACCACTCATCAGCTGCGGGACCATCGTCTAGCAGCGCCAACGGGGCGCGCGGGGTGAGTCCGGCACTGCCGTCGATGACGAGGATGGTGAGGGAGGCATCGTCAAGCGTGCCCATGTGCTCCCGGGACTCATGGACTGGCAGATGCTCTAGGCCTGCGGCGCGTAGTGCGTAGTGGGCCATGATTTCTGGCAGGTAGTTACCGGCGCCGAGCTGTACGTGTGGTGCTCCCCAGGCGCGCAGGCTACCGGTATGAACGGTATGCCAGCGGGAGTTGCGGGAGGCAACGATATCGATGCCTGTGGTGTGCTTTGTGACTGCCGATTGCAGGATTTTACATAAAGAGTCCAGCAATTCCCGCGAGGCTGCATCGCCGGGGGCAAGCTCGACTGCCAACGCCGGGCTAGCGGGCATGACCACAAGTTTTTTCATCACCTGTTTATCCTAGTAAAAGTTTTGCAGGTTACCCGCACGGCTAATGCTTAGGCGGTACTGTTTAAGCAGTATTGTTTGGCAGCCGTGACGCGCGGCTAAGTTACACAAAGGACGGTGTCTGTCTTGTCTCCTATCCCTAATCCTGGTGCGATGCCACGGAAGGGCGCTAAAAAGCCCGTTGCCATGCAGCAGCCGCCGAAAAATGACCCTTCTAAGTTTGGTCGCGTCGATGATGAGGGCAATGTCTACGTCACCGATGCCAATGGTGAGCGCCTGATTGGCCAGTGGCAGGCAGGTACCCCGGCGGAAGGCCTGGCCCACTACGGTGCGCGTTACGACGATCTGTCCACCGAGATTGAGCTGCTGGAAGCTCGCCTGAAGGCTAACCCAGGTGAGGCAGAATCCATCAAGCAGACTGCTGCGGAACTGCGCGAGACCCTGCCGACTGCTGCAGTCATTGGTGATATTCCTGCTTTGGATAAGCGTCTGCAGACCGTCATGGATCACTCCGTGACCGCTGGTGAGCAGGCCCAGGCTGATAAGCAGCGTCGTCGTGCCGAAGCTATTGCCAAGAAGGAAAAGCTGGCAGAAGAAGCAGAAGAGATCGCGGAGAACTCCACCGAGTGGAAGGCAGCTGGCGATCGCATTCGCGCCATCTTGGAAGAGTGGAAGCAGATTCGCGGTATCGATCGCAAGACCGATGACCAGCTGTGGAAGCGCTACTCCCGTGCACGTGATTCTTTCAACCGCCGTCGTGGTTCGCACTTTGCTGAGCTCGACCGCAACCGTGCGGCAGCACGCAAGAAGAAAGAAGACATCATCGTCCGCGCTGAGGCCCTGCAGAACTCCACCGACTGGGGTCCAACGGCTCGTGCCTACCGCGACCTGATGGCTGAGTGGAAGGCCGCTGGTCGTGCGCAGCGCGATATCGATGACAAGCTGTGGGCACAGTTCCGCGCCGCTCAGGATCACTTCTTCAACGCCCGCAATGCGGTCAATGACCAGCGCGATAAGGAATTTGCTGCCAACGCAGAAGCCAAGGACGCACTGCTGGCCGAATACGACGCGCAGATTGACCCGGATAAGAACCTGCACGCTGCGCAGGAAAAGCTGCGTGAGCTGCAGGAAAAGTGGGAAGAAATCGGCTTCGTTCCGCGCAATCAGGTACGCGAGTACGAAGACAAGATTGCTGCTGTGGAAAGGCGTGTGGCTGCCGCGGAAGAATCCCAGTGGCGTCGCACCGATCCGGAGGCCCAGGCACGCGTCGCGCAGTTCCAGGACCGCGCCGACGAGTTCACCGCGCAGGCTGAAGAAGCTGAGTCCAAGGGCAACGCTAAGAAGGCACAGCAGCTGCGCGAGCAGGCCGCACAGTGGCAACAGTGGGCCGATACCGCCGCAGCAGCTGTCGACGACCAGTAGTGCAACTAGTAGAAATCGCCACCCCGCAGCTTTCCGGGACTGACTGGGAACCTGCCGATGCCGTGCGCACCTTCGTGTTCATGGCCAATCTGGCAGCCCAGGAAGCCTGCGGGGATGCTGCTGCCTCCACCTCCCCACAACGTGTCGTCCAACGCCTGCAAGGCTCCACGGAATCCCATACCTACCTCTTCGCCGTCATTGACGACGATGACGCACCACTCGCTGAGGTCGGCGAACTTGGCCTGCCCACCATTCCTGCCATCGAACCTAGCCCGGAGATGGACTACCTCGGCTTCATTCATCTCTCGCTACCTCTATTAGAAGAACGCGAGAACGCCGATATCGAATGCGTTCTTGACGCTCAATTCTTGCCGCTGCCCGGGCAAGCCCTTGATGACGACGGCTACGAGGTCGCCAACTGGATGGCACGCGCCGCACTCGAGCAAGCCCAGAAACTGGGCCGCAGCATCGCCCAAGTCGGCCTTCTGCATCCTCCCGAAGCCGACCCCAGCTACGACGCGATGTCACGGGTGTACACAGAACTCGGTTTTCAACGCAAGCATTCCGAAACCCAGCTGCAGATGGACATCCCCGACTCCCCTGCCGCACCACTACTGCCACAACCTCTGCGTGCAGAAATCTGGCCGGACTACTCCATCCCCGATGAGTACCTCGACCAAGTCCTCGAACTACTCACCATCGCCTCCACCGACGCCCACTACGGCAAACTACACGTCGAACCCATCCAATGGACCCGACAACGCCTCGCCGAAGCACACGCACGCCTGAGGCAACGCCGCTCCCACACGCTGTTAGTCGCCCTGTGCGAGCACAGCGGCACTAACAGCGATTCAAACGACAACAGCGCAGACATCGGAAACAGCGAAAGCAAGGACGCTCCGCGGATTGTGGCGCTGACAGAGCTGTCGCGGCACGAAGCAGCAGACCCGGAAGTCTGTGAATGGACCTTGACTGTCACTGCCCGTGGGCGCAGGCGCGCCGGGTTGGGCATGCTGGCCAAGCTGACCGCGTTGCATGAGGTCAATGGTTATTGGCCGGATGTGCGGCGAATCTACTGTTCAGTCGCTGACGACGACCCGGGAATGAATGCGCTCTACGAGCGACTGGGAGCACGCGCTATTTCGCGCAGCTCCGCCTGGGAGTTGGCGCTTTAGTCGGTGGCGTCCTCGTCTTCGCCGCGATGACGGCGGGCGGCGCGGGCGCGGCGGTCATCGATAAGCAGTGGGTTTTCTTCTTCCTTGATGGTGGCCTCAGACTGCATCTGGCCGACCTCATCGAGCTGGCTCGCCTCTTGGCGGGCAGCAGCATAAGCCTTTTCCTGCTCTGGGCTACGGCGCAGGGCGACCAGGCAGTAGGCCAGGAAGGCCAGGCCGTTGCCCAGTAGGAGTAGCCACATGCCGATTTGTGCGGCATCGGCAGTGCTGCCGCGGAACCAGAAGGCCCACAAGGAACCGAAGAAAGCGACGGTGACCATCATCCAGCCGACCAAGCCGAAGACGGCGCGGCGGGTGATAAGCGTCAGCGTGGTGAGAATGCCCAGGCCCACGACGGAAAGAACCATGGGGATTTTCTCCATCAAGCCGACTTGGACATCGCCAGGCGACACGAGTGCCTGCCAACCGGGAATACCGCCGGCATAAGGCAGGAAGAGGAAGCCGACGAACGCTACGAGCGCGACCATCAAGGTGATCTTTTGACCGCGCAGGTCCATGTACTTGGCAGCCTGGCGTTCGCGTTGTGCAGCAGCGTTATTCTTCGTCATGTTTTCCTAGCTTAGGCTTATCGCGTGGCTTTGTGCTTTAGCACCCGCAGGCATCGTTAGCTGCAGGCTGGGAAGGCTTGCCCACCTGTGGCAGACCCAGGCCCACGCCAATAGGTGCGGTGGTCGGGGTTTGACCGGCAGCAGACATATCACCGGCCTTGGTGCGGCGGTGCTCGGTAACGCCACCGTCGACGACCAGGAAGAAGGAACCCGCACTGGTCACGGTTCCGTGGACGACGTCGCCCGGGCGAATGTCGGCGGAGATGTCGTTGCCGGCGGCGTCGATAGGCGCAAAGTGCACCAGGCGGCCATCGCGGGCGCGACCAGTCATACGGTGGGTCTGGTCATTCTTGCGGCCGCCTTCGGCCTGCACCAGCAATTCGACGTCGGCGCCGACCAGCTTGGCGTTTTCTTCGGCCTGGATGCGGTCCTGCAAGGCGACGAGGCGCTCAAAGCGATCCTGGACGACGTCCTTCGGGATCTGGTCTTCCATTTCCGCTGCCGGGGTGCCCGGGCGCGGCGAGTACTGGAAGGTAAAGGCCGAGCTAAAGCGTGCCTTCTCGACGACTTCCATGGTCTCCTGGAAGTCCTCTTCGGTCTCGCCTGGGAAACCAACGATGATGTCGGTGGTAATCGCAGCGTGCGGCATCTTCTCGCGCACCTCATCCAGGATGCCCAGGAATTTCTTGGTGCGGTAGGAACGGCGCATCAGCTTCAGGATGCGGTCGGAACCGGACTGCAGCGGCATGTGCAGCTGCGGGCAGACCGCCGGGGTCTCAGCCATAGCGTCGATGACATCGGAAGTGAATTCTGCCGGGTGCGGGGAGGTAAAACGCAGGCGCTCCAGGCCGTCGATCTTGCCGACCTCGCGCAGCAGCTTGGAAAAAGCAAAGCGGTCACGCGGCAGATCCGGGTCGGCAAAGTGCACGCCATAAGCGTTGACGTTCTGGCCCAGCAGGGTCACCTCAGAGACACCCTGGTCAACGAGAGCCTGAACCTCCGCGATGATGTCGCCGGGGCGACGGTCTTCTTCCTTACCGCGCAACGAAGGCACGATGCAGAAGGTGCAGGTGTTGTTACAACCCACAGACACAGACACCCAACCGGCATAGGCCGACTCACGCTTGGCCGGCAGGACGGACGGGAAAGCCTCGAGTGCGTCGACGATTTCGACCTGAGCTTCGTCGTTGTGGCGGGCGCGCTCTAACAGCGTAGGCAGCGCCGACATGTTGTGGGTGCCAAAGACCGCATCGACCCAGGGGGCATTGTCAAGGACAGTGTCTTTATCCTTCTGCGCCAGGCAGCCGCCGACGGCAATCTGCATGCCCGGGTGGTTTTCCTTGGTCTTCTTCAGTGCACCCAGGGTGCCGTAGAGACGCTTGTCGGCGTTTTCACGCACCGCACAGGTGTTGAACACCACCAGGTCCGGCTCATCGCCTTCCGGCACGGCGGCGTAGCCCGCCTCCTCCAGCAGGCCGGAAATGCGCTCGGAATCGTGCACATTCATCTGGCAGCCAAAGGTGCGAACTTCGTAGGTCCTAGGGTTTGAAATCGTCTGCTCCACGTCGGGACATTCTATCGATGTATAAGGCCATCACCTAACCAACTCTTGGCCACCCCCGCGGGTGGGAATTTTTGCAAACTTGCCAACGTGTGAATTTGCAAACATCTATTATCAACTCAAGTAATTGACATCACAGACCGAAGGATTGGTGACATGGCAGACACTTCATCTACGCCCATGATCCAGATGTCCGGCGTCAACAAGTACTTCGATGACTTCCAGGCTCTGCGCGACATCAATATTGAGGTCGCCCGCGGTGAGGTCGTCGTGGTCTTGGGCCCGTCCGGCTCCGGCAAATCCACCCTCTGCCGCACCATCAACCGCCTCGAAACCATCGAGGAAGGCACCATCACCATCGACGGTGAAAAGCTGCCAGAGGAAGGCAAAGACCTGGCCAAGCTGCGTTCCAACGTCGGCATGGTCTTCCAGCAGTTCAACCTGTTTCCGCACCTGACCATCAAAGACAACGTCACCTTGGGCCCGACCGAGGTGCGCAAGCTGAAAAACGCTGAGGCCAACGAGCTCGCGGAAAAGCTGCTGGACCGAGTGGGCATTGCCAACCAGGCCAGCAAGTACCCGGCACAGCTCTCCGGTGGTCAGCAACAGCGTGTGGCCATCGCCCGTGCGTTGGCCATGCAGCCAAAGATCATGCTTTTCGATGAGCCCACCTCCGCCCTTGACCCGGAGATGGTCAACGAGGTCCTCGACGTTATGACGGACCTTGCTCGCGAAGGCATGACCATGGTCGTGGTTACCCACGAGATGGGCTTTGCCCGCAGAGCTGCCGATCGCATCTTGTTCATGGCCGACGGCGAGGTCGTCGAGGACACCGACCCGGAGTCCTTCTTCACCAACCCGCAATCGGATCGTGCCAAGGACTTCCTGGGCAAGATCCTCCAGCACTAACCATTCCCCTATCCACCTAAATTTCTACTCTCAAAAGGAGAATCCAATGTCTTTCAAGCGTATGTCCGCCACCATTTCCACTGTTGCTCTCTCTGGTGTTCTGCTCGCTGCCTGTGGCGGCGACGGTGAAGGCGGCGAGGGCGGCCTGCTGGCTAGCATCGAGTCCGGCAACGTGACCCTGGGTACCAAGTTCGACCAGCCAGGCCTGGGCCTGCGTGAGGGCGATGGCTCCCTGACCGGTCTGGACGTGGACGTCTTTACCTACGTGGTCAACCACATCGCCGATGAAAACGGCTGGGAGCACCCGGAAATCGAGTGGCGTGAGGCTCCATCCGCACAGCGTGAAACCCTCATCCAGAACGGTGAGGTCGACGGCATTGCCGCTACCTACTCCATCAACGCCTCCCGCGCTGAGTCCGTAAACTTCGGTGGCCCGTACCTGCTGACCCACCAGGCACTGCTGGTGAGCGAAGACAACACCGAAATCACCGGCCTGGAAGGCCTGGACGGCAAGATTCTCTGCTCTGTGACCGGCTCTACCCCGGCTCAGACCGTGAAGGAAGCACTGCCGTCCGTGCAGCTGCAGGAGTACGACACCTACTCCTCCTGTGTTGAGGCACTGTCCCAGGGCAACGTCGATGCCATGACCACCGACGCGACCATCCTGAATGGCTACGCCGCGCAGCATGAGGGCGAGTTCAAGGTCGTGGAGCTGGAAGAAGACGGTGAACCTTTCACCGATGAGTACTACGGCATCGGCATCACCAAGGATGACCAGGAGGCTACCGACGCCATCAACGCCGCCCTGGAAGAGATGATCGACTCCGGCGAGTTCGACAACTTCATCTCCGCCAACCTGGGCGAAGGCGACGCCATCCAGCCAGGCACCCCGGGTGACCTGTCCTTCCTGGATTAATCTCCCCGAAGATTAATCACGCGCACTCCTTAAGGAGTGCGCACTCATCATTGGTGCCCTAGCTAATAGGGCACACCGACACTCGACGAGGAGGACCCCATGAGTGCCATGTGGGACCAGCTTGGTCCAGGGCTGTGGCCGGCGTTCTGGATTACTATCCAGCTGACGTTCTGGTCAGCACTGGGCGCCATGATCTTAGGAACCGTGTTGACCGCCATGCGTGTCTCCCCGGTCGGAATCCTGCGCTGGATGGCTACGACGTACATCACCATTGTGCGCAATACGCCACTGACGCTGATTATTCTGTTCTGTTCCTTCGGTCTGTATCAGAACCTCGGCTTGGCATTAGCGAGCCGCGATTCGGATACCTTCCTGGTGGATAACAACTTCCGCCTCGCGATTGTCGGTTTCATTCTCTACACCAGTGCGTTTGTGGCAGAATCGCTGCGCTCTGGCATTAACACCGTGGACTTTGGTCAAGCCGAAGCCGCTCGTTCTCTCGGCTTGGGCTTCGGTCAGACCTTCCGCACCATCATCTTCCCGCAGGCAGTTCGTGCCGCGATTGTTCCGCTGGGCAATACGCTTATCGCGCTGACGAAGAACACCACGATTGCCTCGGCCATCGGTGTCGCGGAAGCATCGTTGCTGATGAAGTCGACCATTGAGATGCACGCTAATCAGCTCTTTGTCATCTTCCTCATCTTCGCTGCTGGCTTTATCATCCTTACCTTGCCGATGGGCTTAGGCCTGGGCAAGCTTTCTGAGAAGCTGGCGGTGAAGAAATAATGTCAGTACGCGCAACCGTTCTGTACGACGCCCCGGGACCTAAGGGCCGCCGTAACAACGTCATCTACACGATTATCTCTGCAATCGTGGCCCTGGCCATCTTCGGCTGGATTCTCTACACGCTTAACGAGCGCGGTCAGCTGGAAGCTGACCTGTGGACACCGTTCCTTAATTCCCAGACCTGGACCACCTACCTGCTGCCTGGTCTGCGCGGTACCTTGCTCTCAGCATTTGCGTCCATCCTGTTGGCCATCGTCTTTGGTGTGGTCTTCGGCCTGGGACGTCTAAGCCAAATCGCCCCTATTCGCTGGTTCTGCGGTGTGGTCGTGGAGTTCTTCCGCGCCATCCCGGTGCTGTTGCTGATGATCTTCGCCTACCAGCTCTTCGCGGTCTACGGCCTAGTACCATCCCGCTACCTGGCTTTTGCTGCAGTGGTCTTCGCGCTGACTTTGTACAACGGCTCCGTGATTGCAGAGATTCTCCGCTCCGGTATCCGTTCCCTACCTAAGGGCCAGACCGAAGCCGCCCAAGCACTGGGCCTGTCGCACCAGCTGACGATGTGGAAGGTGCTCCTGCCGCAGGCAGTCGCGTCCATGCTGCCGGCTCTGATTGCACAGATGGTCATTGCTCTGAAGGACTCCGCGCTGGGCTACCAGATTGGCTACATCGAAGTGGTTCGCTCCGGTATCCAGTCTGCATCCTTCAACCAGAACTACCTGGCATCGCTGGTCGTGGTCGCTATCATCATGATTCTTATCAACTGGGGCCTGACCACCCTGGCCGAGCGCGTCGAGCACCAGCTGCGTGCCGGACGTGCCCGCAAGAACATCGTCGCGAACGTCCCGCACCACCGCGACCAGGGTCTGGAAACCAAGGACCAGGTCAACGCCGACTGGCACGCCCCGGGTTACAAGGGAATCCGCAACCCAGCCGAGTAATCATTCAGGCTCACCGAGCCGCCACCGCGGCTCCCCGCTGCGCGCGAGTTTAGGATTCTTCCAACTCCGCGCAGCGGTTTTCTAATGCCTCTTTAGCTAGGCGCAACGACATGCCTTCGTTGTAGCCACGGCGGGCAAGCACGCCGACGATACGGCGCAGTGCTTTGTCGCGCTCTGCCCTATCGGCAGGAACCGATTTCACACTTCGCGCTTTCTTCTCGGCGAACTTCCGCGCCATGGCTTCTTCATCGGCTTCATCGATTTGCTCCAGTGCGTCAGCACGCTCCTCTTGACCGACACCCTTGCGCTGCAACTCCCGGTCCAGCACGCGCGCGGACTTACCACGCCGGCCATGACGTTGGCGCACCCACTCGTGGGCAAAGGCCGCGTCATTGAGCAAGCCCACCCGAGCTAAATCATCGAGGACTTCGTCGATAACTGACTCGGGAAACTCCGCGCGCAGGAGACGCTCTTTGAGTTCATGTCGAGAACGCGAGCGCTGATCTAAAAGGCCGAGTGCACGCTTGCGCACTCGGGCCTTGTCTTCTTCGGCGGCTTCGTCAAAAAGTTCCCCGGCATGTTCACCGGACTCGTACTCTGCCAGCGCCTGGCGCAGCTTCTCGACCTTCTCTGCAGAAGGCTGCTGCATGGATTAACTCCTACTCGTCGTCGAAGTCTACGTTCGGCACCAGGTCCACTGCCTCATCGGTCAACGGATCATCAGCACCGGGCACATCCATGGCTGCTTCTTCGTCCTCGGCGGACTGCTCGCCAATGCCCAGCTTCTTAAAGATCTTCTGCTCGATCTCGTTGGCCAGGTCCTGGTTGTCCTTGAGGAACTTGCGGGCCTTTTCCTTGCCCTGTCCCAGTTGGTCGCCTTCGTAGGTAAACCAGGAACCGGACTTCTTGATAAAGCCGTGCTGGACACCAAGGTCAATAATCGACGACTCACGGGAGATGCCTTCGCCGTAAAGGATGTCGAACTCAGCAATCTTGAACGGCGGGGAAACCTTGTTCTTCACAACCTTGAGCTTGGTGCGATTACCAATAGCGTCCTGGCCGTCCTTGAGAGTCTGGATACGACGGATATCGCAGCGCACGGAAGCATAGAACTTCAGTGCCTTACCACCGGTGGTGGTCTCCGGGGAGCCGAACATTACGCCGATCTTCTCACGCAGCTGGTTAATAAAGATGGCGGTCGTACCAGAGCTGTACAGCGCGCCGGTCATCTTACGCAGTGCCTGCGACATCAGGCGGGCCTGCAGACCCACGTGGCTGTCACCCATCTCGCCTTCGATTTCCGCCTTCGGGGTCAACGCTGCCACGGAGTCGACGACGATGATATCGATAGCACCGGAGCGGACCAGCATGTCGGCGATTTCCAGGGCCTGCTCACCAGTATCTGGCTGAGAGACCAGCAGGTTATCGGTATCTACGCCCAGCAGACGCGCGTATTCCGGGTCCAGGGCGTGCTCAGCATCGATAAACGCGGCAATGCCGCCGTCCTTCTGCGCCTGTGCCACAGCGTGCAGTGCGACAGTGGTCTTACCGGAAGATTCAGGACCGTAAATCTCCACGACACGACCGCGCGGGAAACCGCCGATGCCCAGCGCAATATCGATTGCAGTGTTACCGGAAGAAATGGCCTTAATCGGCGGGCGGTTGTCATCGCCCAGGCGCATCACAGCGCCCTTGCCGAAGTCCTTTTCAATCATCGACATTGCGGCGTCGAGTGCCTTTTGGCGGTCATCTCCTTGCGAGGCCTTGGAGGTGCCCTTCTTCTTTGCTGCCATGTTTTAATCCCTAACGTTGTTGGTGAGTGCGCCTAACCTATGGGAATAAGGCGCCTTAACCTTTTAGACTGCTTTTTCGCGGCTTCGGTTCCCATGCGAGGAGAAACATTATCGTGCCGCGACGACATCCACTACCTTACACACACATGTGTTCGAATTTCGACTTCGCGCACCGGCGCGTTATTTACCCGGGTAGTCGATACCTAAACGGCGCTCTTCTGGCACGTCAAAATCATCGCACAGCTCTTCCCATACGTGCCGTGGATCGACTCCAGAATCAATCAGAGCATTCGGCGTATCACCCAACTTCGCCAATACGTGCGAGTGGCTAATCCAGTTTCCTTTAGCATCGCCAAACTCATCGACTACCAGTTGATGAAACTCCGTCAATCGCATGCCTGCCACCCTACCCACTTGCATTTTTCTTGTGCCGCTACCCCCAAATGAACGGTGTTCAATAACGTTTCATCCAGCACCTATAACCAATTCTGCTACTGTCATTCGCATGTCCAAGAACAACGTAGCCAGCGATGTGGCTTATGTGGCGGTCTTTACCGCGATTGTCATCGTGCTTGCCTTCGTCACCATCCCCGTTGGTGCCGCGGGTGTTCCCATTGTGCTGCAAAATGCCGCGCTCATTCTCGCCGGCTTAGTCTTAGGCCCGCGCCGTGGCCTTTATGTTGGCCTGCTCTTCCTGTTACTAGGCCTGGCGCTGCCAGTCCTGGCTGGTGGCGGCACCACCTTGCGTTCCTTGGCAGGTCCAACCGCCGGCTACATCATCGGCTACGTGCTCTCCCCTGCCATTGCAGGCGCCTTGGCCTACCGCGCACCGCGTACCAAGTCCGGCATGACGATTGTCTTTGCCTTCGCCGCCATCGTGGGCCTGCTCGTCCAGTACGCCTGCGGTGCCATCGGCCTGATGCTGCGCGCTGGCATGGACACGCTCGCTGCCTTCGGTGCGCAGCTCGCCTTCGTGTTACCGGATACCGGCAAGCTCATCTTTGCCGTCATCATCGCACTCGCCGTCCACCAAGCCTTCCCGCAGCTGCGCCGCAAGGGGGTCGCCCGTGCCGGAGATTAACTTCCAGAACGTCTCCGTCGCCTACGAGAACGCCACTATTCTCCGCGACATCAACGTCTTGCTGACGGAGAACCGCATCGGCATCATCGGCGCCAACGGCGGCGGTAAGTCAACCTTCGTGCGGCTTATCAACGGCCTGGGTGAGGCAACCAGCGGCACCGTTACTGTCGATGGCCAGGACGTGGCCAAGCATGGTTCCGATATTCGCCGCAAGGTCGGCTTCGTCTTCTCCGATGCCGAAAACCAGATCGTCATGCCGACCGTGCGGCAGGACATCGCCTTTTCGCTCAAGCGCTTCAAGTTGGGCAAGGAGAAGGTGCAGAAGCTTGTCGATGCCTCCTTGCACCGCTTTGGCCTGTACGACCACGCCGACCAGTCCCCGCACACGCTGTCCGGCGGACAAAAGCAGTTACTGGCACTGGCTGCCGTAACAGTTCTCGACCCGCAACTCATCATTGCCGATGAGCCAACCACCTTGCTGGACCTACGCAACCGCGACCGC is a window of Corynebacterium camporealensis DNA encoding:
- the miaA gene encoding tRNA (adenosine(37)-N6)-dimethylallyltransferase MiaA, with translation MPTPIAVVGPTASGKSALGLALAHHLDGEVVNVDSMQLYKGMDIGTAKLSVEEREGIPHHQLDVWELTDTASVARYQRDAVADVEDIMSRGKTPILVGGSMLYVQSLVDDWQFPPTDPEVRAKYEQRRKEIGIDKLHAELAEIDPAAASIIEDKDPRRTVRALEVIELTGKPFQASQPPKNAAPRWGTRLLGLKTNAEWLNPRIEKRTHQMFERGLVDEVEDLQAKGLREDSTAGRAIGYAQVFQAQRGELTWDEAVERTITGTRRYVRRQRSWFNRDKRITWLDAAGDTFAQAREHLE
- a CDS encoding DUF349 domain-containing protein, with the translated sequence MPRKGAKKPVAMQQPPKNDPSKFGRVDDEGNVYVTDANGERLIGQWQAGTPAEGLAHYGARYDDLSTEIELLEARLKANPGEAESIKQTAAELRETLPTAAVIGDIPALDKRLQTVMDHSVTAGEQAQADKQRRRAEAIAKKEKLAEEAEEIAENSTEWKAAGDRIRAILEEWKQIRGIDRKTDDQLWKRYSRARDSFNRRRGSHFAELDRNRAAARKKKEDIIVRAEALQNSTDWGPTARAYRDLMAEWKAAGRAQRDIDDKLWAQFRAAQDHFFNARNAVNDQRDKEFAANAEAKDALLAEYDAQIDPDKNLHAAQEKLRELQEKWEEIGFVPRNQVREYEDKIAAVERRVAAAEESQWRRTDPEAQARVAQFQDRADEFTAQAEEAESKGNAKKAQQLREQAAQWQQWADTAAAAVDDQ
- a CDS encoding GNAT family N-acetyltransferase, encoding MQLVEIATPQLSGTDWEPADAVRTFVFMANLAAQEACGDAAASTSPQRVVQRLQGSTESHTYLFAVIDDDDAPLAEVGELGLPTIPAIEPSPEMDYLGFIHLSLPLLEERENADIECVLDAQFLPLPGQALDDDGYEVANWMARAALEQAQKLGRSIAQVGLLHPPEADPSYDAMSRVYTELGFQRKHSETQLQMDIPDSPAAPLLPQPLRAEIWPDYSIPDEYLDQVLELLTIASTDAHYGKLHVEPIQWTRQRLAEAHARLRQRRSHTLLVALCEHSGTNSDSNDNSADIGNSESKDAPRIVALTELSRHEAADPEVCEWTLTVTARGRRRAGLGMLAKLTALHEVNGYWPDVRRIYCSVADDDPGMNALYERLGARAISRSSAWELAL
- a CDS encoding Rv2732c family membrane protein, which encodes MTKNNAAAQRERQAAKYMDLRGQKITLMVALVAFVGFLFLPYAGGIPGWQALVSPGDVQVGLMEKIPMVLSVVGLGILTTLTLITRRAVFGLVGWMMVTVAFFGSLWAFWFRGSTADAAQIGMWLLLLGNGLAFLAYCLVALRRSPEQEKAYAAARQEASQLDEVGQMQSEATIKEEENPLLIDDRRARAARRHRGEDEDATD
- the miaB gene encoding tRNA (N6-isopentenyl adenosine(37)-C2)-methylthiotransferase MiaB, whose product is MEQTISNPRTYEVRTFGCQMNVHDSERISGLLEEAGYAAVPEGDEPDLVVFNTCAVRENADKRLYGTLGALKKTKENHPGMQIAVGGCLAQKDKDTVLDNAPWVDAVFGTHNMSALPTLLERARHNDEAQVEIVDALEAFPSVLPAKRESAYAGWVSVSVGCNNTCTFCIVPSLRGKEEDRRPGDIIAEVQALVDQGVSEVTLLGQNVNAYGVHFADPDLPRDRFAFSKLLREVGKIDGLERLRFTSPHPAEFTSDVIDAMAETPAVCPQLHMPLQSGSDRILKLMRRSYRTKKFLGILDEVREKMPHAAITTDIIVGFPGETEEDFQETMEVVEKARFSSAFTFQYSPRPGTPAAEMEDQIPKDVVQDRFERLVALQDRIQAEENAKLVGADVELLVQAEGGRKNDQTHRMTGRARDGRLVHFAPIDAAGNDISADIRPGDVVHGTVTSAGSFFLVVDGGVTEHRRTKAGDMSAAGQTPTTAPIGVGLGLPQVGKPSQPAANDACGC
- the gluA gene encoding glutamate ABC transporter ATP-binding protein GluA, whose amino-acid sequence is MIQMSGVNKYFDDFQALRDINIEVARGEVVVVLGPSGSGKSTLCRTINRLETIEEGTITIDGEKLPEEGKDLAKLRSNVGMVFQQFNLFPHLTIKDNVTLGPTEVRKLKNAEANELAEKLLDRVGIANQASKYPAQLSGGQQQRVAIARALAMQPKIMLFDEPTSALDPEMVNEVLDVMTDLAREGMTMVVVTHEMGFARRAADRILFMADGEVVEDTDPESFFTNPQSDRAKDFLGKILQH
- a CDS encoding glutamate ABC transporter substrate-binding protein, with product MSFKRMSATISTVALSGVLLAACGGDGEGGEGGLLASIESGNVTLGTKFDQPGLGLREGDGSLTGLDVDVFTYVVNHIADENGWEHPEIEWREAPSAQRETLIQNGEVDGIAATYSINASRAESVNFGGPYLLTHQALLVSEDNTEITGLEGLDGKILCSVTGSTPAQTVKEALPSVQLQEYDTYSSCVEALSQGNVDAMTTDATILNGYAAQHEGEFKVVELEEDGEPFTDEYYGIGITKDDQEATDAINAALEEMIDSGEFDNFISANLGEGDAIQPGTPGDLSFLD
- the gluC gene encoding glutamate ABC transporter permease GluC, giving the protein MSAMWDQLGPGLWPAFWITIQLTFWSALGAMILGTVLTAMRVSPVGILRWMATTYITIVRNTPLTLIILFCSFGLYQNLGLALASRDSDTFLVDNNFRLAIVGFILYTSAFVAESLRSGINTVDFGQAEAARSLGLGFGQTFRTIIFPQAVRAAIVPLGNTLIALTKNTTIASAIGVAEASLLMKSTIEMHANQLFVIFLIFAAGFIILTLPMGLGLGKLSEKLAVKK